One genomic region from Vibrio cyclitrophicus encodes:
- the plsX gene encoding phosphate acyltransferase PlsX: MQNLTVALDAMGGDFGPRVTVPAAVQALSYFPELKVILIGDRNAITSQLSSLGQMPDSRLSIQHCDRVISNSEKPSLALRNSQGSSMRVAIDLVAESQADACVSGGNTGALMALSRFRLKLLPGIDRPALVSALPTASGNRTWMLDLGANVSSDADSLFQFAVMGSALAEQHLGRAPRVAILNIGAEEIKGNDLVKRCAEMLANTQSVNFIGYIEGNQLLQDAADVVVCDGFVGNVCLKTCEGTAQLFIDKLKTRMMASTIKGWIARKLFSELFTELKTLNPDQYNGASLLGLRGIVIKSHGSADVSAVVNAIGEAVHEVKRQVPSRISDRLEAVLLERHY; encoded by the coding sequence TTGCAAAATCTAACCGTTGCGCTTGATGCAATGGGCGGAGACTTCGGTCCCCGTGTAACAGTGCCTGCCGCCGTGCAGGCACTGTCGTATTTCCCAGAGCTAAAAGTCATTCTCATAGGTGATCGAAACGCGATCACATCTCAATTATCTTCATTAGGTCAAATGCCTGATTCTCGTTTGAGTATCCAGCACTGTGACCGAGTTATCTCCAATTCTGAAAAACCGTCACTAGCTTTACGTAATAGTCAGGGTAGCTCTATGCGTGTCGCTATCGATCTGGTTGCCGAATCACAGGCTGATGCTTGTGTGAGTGGTGGTAACACTGGTGCATTGATGGCTTTGTCTCGTTTCCGACTCAAACTCCTCCCTGGTATTGATAGGCCTGCATTGGTTTCCGCTTTGCCTACTGCCTCTGGTAACCGGACGTGGATGCTTGATTTAGGAGCAAACGTATCTAGTGATGCGGATTCACTCTTTCAGTTTGCCGTGATGGGCAGCGCATTAGCAGAACAACATTTAGGGCGAGCTCCACGCGTCGCTATTTTGAATATTGGTGCAGAAGAAATTAAAGGCAACGACCTTGTAAAACGATGCGCCGAAATGTTGGCTAATACTCAATCCGTTAACTTCATAGGCTATATTGAAGGTAATCAACTACTTCAAGATGCAGCTGATGTCGTCGTATGTGATGGTTTTGTGGGCAATGTCTGCTTAAAAACGTGCGAAGGTACAGCTCAGCTCTTTATTGATAAGCTAAAAACGCGCATGATGGCTTCAACAATAAAGGGTTGGATTGCCAGAAAGCTGTTTTCTGAGCTATTTACTGAATTAAAAACCTTGAACCCCGACCAGTATAACGGCGCAAGTTTGTTAGGATTGCGCGGCATTGTCATTAAAAGTCATGGAAGTGCTGATGTGTCTGCAGTCGTCAACGCGATTGGTGAAGCAGTACACGAGGTCAAACGACAAGTCCCCAGCCGCATTAGCGATCGTTTGGAAGCGGTTTTACTCGAGAGGCATTATTAG
- a CDS encoding beta-ketoacyl-ACP synthase III, giving the protein MYSKILGTGSYLPSQVRTNADLEKMVETSDEWIVARTGIKERRISAENETVADMAFYAAENAIEMAGIDKEDIDLIIVATTSSSHTFPSSACQVQGKLGIKGCPAFDLAAACSGFVYALSVADQHIKTGMCKNVLVIGADALSKTCDPTDRSTIILFGDAAGAVVVGASEKPGILSTHIYSDGKYGELLSLEVPERGGDADKWLHMAGNEVFKVAVTQLSKLVKDTLAANNMDKSELDWLVPHQANYRIISATAKKLTMSLDQVVITLDKHGNTSAATVPTALDEAVRDGRIKRGQTLLLEAFGGGFTWGSALVKF; this is encoded by the coding sequence ATGTATAGCAAAATTTTAGGTACTGGCAGCTACTTGCCATCTCAGGTGCGTACTAACGCAGACTTAGAGAAAATGGTAGAGACTAGCGATGAGTGGATCGTTGCTAGAACAGGTATTAAAGAGCGTCGTATTTCAGCGGAAAACGAAACCGTTGCTGATATGGCGTTTTACGCTGCTGAAAATGCCATTGAAATGGCAGGTATCGACAAAGAAGATATTGATTTAATCATCGTTGCGACAACCAGCAGTAGCCATACATTTCCGTCTTCGGCATGTCAGGTACAAGGCAAACTTGGTATCAAAGGTTGCCCTGCGTTTGATTTGGCTGCGGCATGCTCTGGCTTCGTCTATGCATTGTCTGTTGCTGATCAACACATCAAGACTGGCATGTGTAAAAATGTTTTGGTGATTGGTGCTGATGCACTGTCAAAAACCTGTGATCCGACTGACCGCTCTACTATCATCTTATTTGGTGATGCAGCAGGTGCGGTGGTTGTAGGCGCAAGCGAAAAGCCAGGTATTTTGTCTACTCACATATACTCTGATGGTAAATACGGTGAGCTTCTAAGCCTAGAAGTACCAGAGCGTGGCGGTGATGCAGACAAATGGCTGCACATGGCGGGCAACGAAGTATTTAAAGTAGCTGTAACTCAGCTTTCTAAGCTGGTAAAAGACACATTGGCTGCGAACAATATGGATAAGTCAGAGCTTGATTGGCTAGTTCCACACCAAGCGAACTACCGTATTATCTCGGCAACTGCTAAAAAGCTGACGATGTCACTTGATCAAGTGGTGATCACCCTTGATAAGCACGGCAATACGTCGGCAGCTACCGTACCTACAGCACTTGATGAAGCTGTGCGTGACGGGCGAATTAAACGTGGTCAAACGCTTCTACTTGAAGCATTTGGCGGCGGCTTCACTTGGGGTTCTGCGTTAGTTAAATTCTAA
- the fabD gene encoding ACP S-malonyltransferase, with protein MSKFAIVFPGQGSQAIGMLADLGEQYDVVKQTFAEASEALGYDLWALVQDGPVENLNETFRTQPALLTASVAIWRVWQELGLEQPANLAGHSLGEYSALVCAGVIDFKEAIKLVELRGQLMQEAVPAGVGAMYAIIGLDDEAIAKACEEAAQDEVVSPVNFNSPGQVVIAGNKAAVERAGALCKEAGAKRALPLPVSVPSHCALMKPAADKLAVALEALEFNTPALPVINNVDVIAETDPAKIKNALVRQLYSPVRWTEGVQAMNEQGVEKLLELGPGKVLTGLTKRIVKTMTAAAVNDTASLEAAK; from the coding sequence ATGAGCAAGTTTGCTATCGTATTCCCAGGCCAAGGCTCTCAAGCTATCGGTATGCTTGCTGACCTAGGCGAACAGTATGATGTTGTAAAACAGACATTTGCTGAAGCTTCAGAAGCACTTGGTTACGATCTATGGGCATTGGTTCAAGATGGTCCAGTAGAAAATCTAAATGAAACTTTCCGCACTCAACCGGCTCTATTAACAGCGTCTGTTGCAATTTGGCGTGTATGGCAAGAGCTTGGCCTAGAGCAACCTGCAAACTTAGCAGGTCACAGCTTAGGTGAGTACTCTGCACTGGTTTGTGCTGGTGTCATCGACTTTAAAGAAGCGATCAAATTGGTTGAGTTACGTGGTCAGCTGATGCAAGAAGCCGTTCCTGCAGGCGTTGGAGCAATGTACGCAATCATCGGTCTTGACGATGAAGCGATTGCTAAAGCGTGTGAAGAAGCTGCGCAAGACGAAGTTGTGTCTCCAGTTAACTTTAACTCTCCTGGCCAAGTTGTTATCGCAGGTAACAAAGCGGCGGTAGAGCGTGCTGGTGCACTATGTAAAGAAGCCGGCGCAAAGCGTGCGCTTCCTTTGCCTGTTTCTGTGCCATCTCACTGTGCACTGATGAAGCCGGCAGCAGACAAACTAGCGGTTGCTCTAGAAGCGCTAGAGTTCAATACGCCAGCACTACCTGTTATCAATAACGTTGATGTTATTGCTGAGACTGACCCTGCGAAAATCAAAAATGCACTTGTTCGTCAGCTATACAGCCCAGTTCGTTGGACTGAAGGTGTACAGGCAATGAACGAACAAGGCGTAGAGAAACTACTAGAATTAGGTCCAGGTAAAGTTCTTACTGGCCTAACAAAACGAATCGTAAAAACTATGACAGCTGCTGCAGTTAACGACACTGCATCACTAGAAGCTGCTAAGTAA
- the fabG gene encoding 3-oxoacyl-ACP reductase FabG produces MNLEGKVALVTGASRGIGRAIAELLVERGAKVIGTATSEGGAAAISEYLGENGKGLALNVTDVDSIAATLKTINDEFGAIDILVNNAGITRDNLLMRMKDDEWNDIIDTNLTPIFRMSKAVLRGMMKKRQGRIVNVGSVVGTMGNAGQANYAAAKAGVIGFTKSMAREVASRGITVNTVAPGFIETDMTKALNDDQRAATLANVPAGRLGDPREIAEAVVFLASPAAAYITGETLHVNGGMYMV; encoded by the coding sequence ATGAATTTAGAAGGCAAGGTTGCACTAGTTACAGGCGCAAGCCGTGGTATCGGTCGTGCAATCGCTGAACTTTTAGTTGAGCGTGGTGCTAAAGTTATCGGTACAGCTACTTCTGAAGGCGGCGCAGCTGCAATCAGTGAGTATCTGGGTGAGAACGGTAAAGGTCTTGCTCTTAATGTCACTGATGTTGACTCAATTGCTGCTACACTGAAAACCATCAACGATGAATTTGGTGCGATTGACATTCTAGTTAACAACGCTGGTATCACTCGTGATAACCTACTTATGCGTATGAAAGACGATGAGTGGAACGACATCATTGATACTAACCTAACGCCTATTTTCCGCATGTCTAAAGCTGTATTGCGTGGCATGATGAAGAAGCGTCAAGGCCGTATTGTTAACGTTGGTTCTGTAGTTGGTACTATGGGTAACGCTGGTCAAGCTAACTACGCAGCTGCAAAAGCTGGTGTAATTGGCTTTACTAAATCAATGGCTCGTGAAGTTGCGTCTCGTGGCATTACAGTAAACACTGTAGCGCCTGGTTTTATCGAAACAGACATGACTAAAGCGCTAAATGATGACCAACGTGCAGCAACTTTGGCGAATGTACCAGCAGGTCGACTAGGTGACCCTCGCGAAATCGCTGAAGCTGTGGTATTTTTGGCGTCACCTGCGGCAGCTTATATCACAGGTGAAACACTTCACGTCAATGGCGGTATGTACATGGTGTAA
- the acpP gene encoding acyl carrier protein, which yields MSNLEERVKKIIVEQLGVDEAEVKNEASFVDDLGADSLDTVELVMALEEEFDTEIPDEEAEKITTVQAAIDYVTSAQ from the coding sequence ATGAGCAACCTCGAAGAACGCGTAAAGAAAATCATTGTTGAACAGCTAGGTGTAGACGAAGCTGAAGTTAAAAACGAAGCTTCTTTCGTTGATGACCTAGGTGCAGATTCTCTAGACACAGTTGAGCTAGTAATGGCTCTAGAAGAAGAATTCGACACTGAAATCCCAGATGAAGAAGCTGAGAAAATTACTACTGTTCAAGCAGCTATCGATTACGTAACTAGCGCTCAGTAA
- the fabF gene encoding beta-ketoacyl-ACP synthase II, with protein MSKRRVVVTGMGMLSPVGNTVESSWKALLAGQSGIVNIDHFDATNFSTRFAGLVKDFNCEEYMTKKDARKMDLFIQYGVAAGIQALDDSALTITEENAPRVGVAIGSGIGGLGLIEAGHQALTEKGPRKISPFFVPSTIVNMIAGHMSIMRGLRGPNIAISTACTTGLHNIGHAARMIAYGDADAMLAGGAEKASTPLGMGGFGAAKALSTRNDEPQKASRPWDKGRDGFVLGDGAGMMVLEEYEHAKARGAKIYCELVGFGMSGDAYHMTSPSEDGSGGALAMEAAMRDAGITGEQIGYVNAHGTSTPAGDVAEVKGIKRALGEAGSKQVLVSSTKSMTGHLLGAAGSAEAIITAMSLVDQIVPPTINLDDPEEGLDIDLVPHTAREVSNMEYAACNSFGFGGTNGCLIFKKI; from the coding sequence GTGTCCAAGCGTCGTGTAGTTGTCACTGGCATGGGTATGTTGTCACCGGTAGGCAACACTGTAGAATCTTCTTGGAAAGCCCTGCTAGCTGGTCAAAGTGGTATCGTTAATATCGATCATTTTGATGCAACCAATTTCTCAACTCGTTTTGCAGGTCTAGTAAAAGACTTTAACTGCGAAGAGTATATGACTAAAAAAGATGCTCGTAAGATGGACTTGTTCATCCAGTACGGCGTCGCAGCAGGTATTCAAGCTTTAGATGATTCAGCCCTAACTATTACTGAAGAAAACGCTCCACGTGTGGGTGTTGCTATTGGTTCTGGTATTGGTGGTCTTGGTTTGATCGAAGCCGGTCACCAGGCTCTAACTGAAAAAGGCCCTCGTAAGATTAGCCCGTTCTTCGTACCGTCGACGATCGTGAATATGATTGCTGGTCACATGTCTATCATGCGTGGCCTACGCGGTCCAAACATCGCGATTTCTACTGCATGTACGACTGGCCTACATAACATTGGCCATGCAGCTCGTATGATTGCATACGGCGATGCTGACGCAATGCTAGCGGGTGGTGCTGAAAAAGCATCAACTCCACTAGGTATGGGCGGTTTTGGTGCGGCTAAAGCATTATCTACTCGTAACGATGAGCCTCAAAAAGCTTCTCGTCCATGGGACAAAGGCCGTGATGGTTTCGTTCTTGGTGACGGTGCTGGCATGATGGTTCTTGAAGAGTACGAACATGCGAAAGCTCGTGGTGCTAAGATTTACTGTGAGCTAGTTGGCTTCGGTATGTCGGGTGACGCTTACCATATGACATCTCCAAGTGAAGATGGCTCTGGTGGTGCATTAGCAATGGAGGCGGCTATGCGTGATGCAGGCATTACTGGTGAACAAATCGGTTATGTTAACGCACACGGTACTTCGACTCCAGCAGGTGACGTAGCGGAAGTTAAGGGCATCAAGCGTGCTCTTGGCGAAGCAGGCAGCAAGCAAGTATTGGTATCTTCTACGAAATCGATGACTGGTCACCTTTTAGGTGCTGCTGGTTCTGCTGAGGCTATCATCACAGCGATGTCTCTGGTTGATCAAATTGTTCCACCAACAATCAACCTAGATGATCCTGAAGAAGGTTTAGATATTGACTTAGTACCTCACACTGCACGTGAAGTTAGCAACATGGAATATGCTGCATGTAACTCATTCGGTTTCGGTGGTACAAACGGCTGTTTGATCTTCAAAAAGATTTAA
- the pabC gene encoding aminodeoxychorismate lyase: protein MFWVDGESQQTIDILDRSFQYGDGCFTTMLVSDGEIQHFHDHQRRVDDCLKALRISALDWDVVNLWLDNALRHIQDNALHNEKAGIKLHVSRGAGGRGYSTKNIVKPTITITIFDYPCHYSAWQDSGVELGICDQALGLSPLLAGHKHNNRLEQILMKDEMDQANEVDGVVLDISGNVIETTMANLFWLKGQSIYTPQLTQSGVEGVMRKQVLTALNQAELSVTISDYCLSQLMQADEVFMTNSILGVAPVIRISDTQFNIGTVTRSLQGQLNS from the coding sequence ATGTTTTGGGTTGATGGGGAAAGCCAGCAAACTATCGATATTTTGGATCGCTCGTTTCAGTACGGAGACGGCTGTTTTACGACAATGCTCGTGAGTGATGGTGAGATACAACATTTTCACGATCATCAGCGTCGTGTCGATGATTGCCTTAAAGCGTTACGCATTTCCGCACTTGATTGGGATGTGGTTAACCTTTGGCTCGATAATGCGCTTCGACATATCCAAGATAACGCTCTTCATAATGAAAAAGCAGGGATTAAGCTGCATGTTAGCCGTGGAGCCGGTGGGCGAGGCTACAGTACTAAGAATATCGTCAAACCGACAATAACCATCACTATCTTTGATTACCCCTGTCATTATTCAGCGTGGCAAGACTCCGGTGTTGAACTCGGTATCTGTGATCAAGCGCTAGGTTTGAGTCCGCTGCTTGCTGGCCATAAGCACAATAACCGTCTTGAACAGATTTTGATGAAAGATGAAATGGATCAGGCGAATGAAGTGGATGGTGTGGTGCTTGATATTTCAGGCAATGTGATTGAAACCACCATGGCAAATCTATTTTGGCTCAAAGGTCAGTCGATATACACACCTCAACTCACGCAAAGTGGTGTAGAGGGGGTTATGCGTAAGCAAGTGTTAACCGCGCTGAATCAAGCTGAACTTTCCGTTACAATTAGTGATTATTGCTTATCTCAACTCATGCAAGCTGACGAAGTTTTCATGACCAACTCCATTTTAGGGGTTGCTCCCGTTATCCGTATTAGTGATACCCAATTTAACATTGGAACCGTTACTCGTAGCCTTCAAGGACAACTAAACTCGTGA
- the mltG gene encoding endolytic transglycosylase MltG — protein sequence MIKKLFIFIILCLIAVAAAGFYVYNQAQDNLKQVIQLEKPQVVTVASGSSFNRVLAQLINEGLFEASPYEKLIRKLHPELVDVKAGTFLLEPGLTLEQALQVLVEGKEHQFTITFVEGSRFDEWLVQLKDNEFIQQALDGASEKEIAQKLGIENEKLEGLFLAETYHYTYGTTDLDLLKRAHRDLMSVVNEEWVNRADKLPLKSPYEALILASIIEKETAVASERERVSSVFVNRLNKRMRLQTDPTVIYGMGDSYDGNIRKKDLRTPTAYNTYTMSGLPPTPIAMAGKASINAALNPEKSNYLYFVASGTGGHVFSKSLTEHNRAVRAYLKQLRKNK from the coding sequence GTGATCAAAAAGTTATTTATTTTTATTATCTTGTGCCTAATCGCAGTCGCTGCTGCTGGGTTCTATGTATACAATCAAGCACAAGATAACCTGAAACAAGTTATTCAATTAGAAAAACCGCAGGTGGTGACAGTTGCTTCAGGAAGCAGCTTTAATCGTGTTTTAGCACAGTTGATTAATGAGGGGCTTTTTGAGGCTTCTCCTTACGAGAAATTAATCCGTAAGTTGCACCCTGAGCTTGTAGACGTAAAAGCGGGTACATTCCTGCTTGAGCCTGGTTTAACCCTCGAGCAAGCGCTACAAGTGCTGGTCGAAGGGAAAGAGCATCAATTCACGATTACTTTCGTAGAAGGCAGTCGCTTTGATGAGTGGCTTGTTCAGCTGAAAGATAACGAATTCATTCAACAGGCGTTGGATGGTGCCTCTGAAAAAGAGATCGCTCAAAAGCTCGGTATTGAAAACGAAAAGCTAGAAGGACTTTTTTTAGCAGAAACGTACCACTACACCTACGGTACAACGGATTTAGATTTGTTGAAGCGCGCGCATCGAGACCTAATGAGCGTGGTGAATGAAGAGTGGGTAAATCGAGCGGATAAACTGCCTCTTAAATCGCCATACGAAGCGCTAATTCTTGCATCTATCATTGAGAAAGAGACCGCCGTTGCGTCAGAACGTGAGCGTGTTTCTTCTGTGTTCGTTAACCGTCTGAACAAGCGTATGCGTTTGCAAACTGACCCAACGGTTATCTATGGTATGGGTGACAGCTACGATGGCAATATCCGTAAGAAAGACTTACGCACGCCAACGGCATACAACACCTATACAATGAGTGGTTTGCCACCGACACCTATCGCCATGGCAGGTAAAGCGTCTATCAACGCGGCGTTGAATCCAGAGAAGAGCAACTACTTGTATTTCGTTGCGAGTGGTACTGGCGGTCACGTATTTTCAAAGAGTTTGACTGAGCATAACCGTGCAGTACGAGCTTACTTAAAACAATTAAGAAAAAACAAATAA
- the tmk gene encoding dTMP kinase gives MNQSKFIVVEGLEGAGKSTAINAIVETLKASGVENIVNTREPGGTVLAEKMRSLVKEEHEGEKLQDMTELLLMYAARVQLVENVIKPALDSGQWVLGDRHDMSSQAYQGGGRQIARTTMESLKATTLGGFKPDLTLYLDLDPRVGLERARGRGELDRIEKMDISFFDRTRERYLEIAEQDDSVLVINAQQEIEQVAADIKVALSAWLDKQ, from the coding sequence ATGAATCAGTCGAAATTTATCGTGGTCGAAGGCCTTGAAGGCGCTGGCAAAAGCACAGCAATCAATGCCATCGTTGAGACATTAAAAGCGTCGGGTGTCGAGAATATTGTTAATACTCGCGAGCCGGGTGGTACGGTCTTAGCTGAAAAGATGCGCTCATTGGTTAAAGAAGAGCACGAAGGCGAGAAGCTTCAAGACATGACTGAATTGCTTCTGATGTACGCAGCACGTGTTCAATTAGTAGAGAACGTTATCAAGCCCGCACTCGACAGTGGTCAATGGGTATTGGGTGACCGTCATGATATGTCTTCACAGGCATACCAAGGTGGTGGTCGTCAGATCGCACGCACGACTATGGAATCACTGAAAGCAACTACACTAGGCGGCTTTAAGCCCGATCTAACGCTATATTTGGACCTAGACCCTAGAGTTGGGCTAGAGCGTGCTCGAGGTCGTGGTGAGCTTGATAGAATTGAAAAGATGGACATCTCATTTTTCGACCGCACGCGTGAGCGCTATCTAGAAATTGCAGAACAAGATGATTCTGTACTTGTGATTAATGCGCAGCAAGAAATTGAGCAAGTAGCCGCTGATATTAAAGTCGCGCTAAGTGCTTGGCTAGATAAACAGTAG
- a CDS encoding DNA polymerase III subunit delta', giving the protein MAEVYSWLAPVWSEWKKSLDAERFPNSVIVNAPEGLGVDALIGQLTASLMCTNYESESCGFCHSCELMKSGSHPDFHVLSPEKEGKSITVDQVRASNRWAQQSSQLGGVRVILLEPAEAMNESASNALLKTLEEPSSKCIFILSTRNSHRLMPTILSRCQQFNVVSPQLDVGSAWLDNEVGKAVPPYVLTLNDNAPLKAKVMFEQGGVDTSTKALDGFVNVIKGTQPDMLKFSTELGKDPLIQLGWLWHLLSDVQKLHFGLTNKAITPGAKALFEVMSYQSAYAASNKLLTLIEKLKQHPGLNTELLIMNWLIATCEETCS; this is encoded by the coding sequence ATGGCTGAAGTGTATTCTTGGCTTGCTCCCGTATGGAGTGAGTGGAAAAAAAGTCTCGATGCAGAGCGCTTTCCCAATTCTGTTATTGTTAATGCGCCGGAAGGGCTTGGCGTTGATGCGCTGATTGGCCAACTTACTGCGTCATTAATGTGTACTAATTATGAAAGTGAGTCTTGTGGCTTTTGTCACAGCTGTGAGTTAATGAAGTCGGGAAGCCATCCTGACTTCCATGTACTCTCACCAGAAAAGGAAGGTAAGTCGATCACGGTTGACCAAGTGCGTGCGAGTAACCGCTGGGCCCAACAGTCTTCACAGCTAGGGGGTGTACGTGTCATCTTGCTTGAGCCTGCTGAAGCAATGAACGAATCTGCATCGAATGCGCTTTTAAAAACGCTGGAAGAGCCATCAAGCAAGTGTATTTTCATTCTTTCTACGCGTAACAGCCATCGCTTGATGCCAACTATCCTAAGTCGTTGCCAGCAATTTAATGTGGTGAGTCCTCAATTAGACGTTGGTTCTGCATGGTTAGATAATGAAGTGGGTAAAGCCGTTCCACCGTATGTTCTAACACTGAATGACAACGCGCCTTTAAAAGCAAAGGTGATGTTTGAACAAGGTGGTGTTGATACTTCAACTAAAGCGCTAGATGGCTTTGTGAATGTTATCAAAGGTACTCAACCTGACATGTTAAAATTCTCTACAGAGCTTGGTAAAGACCCTTTGATTCAACTTGGTTGGTTATGGCATTTACTCTCCGATGTACAGAAGCTGCATTTCGGCTTGACCAATAAAGCTATTACACCAGGTGCGAAAGCACTGTTTGAGGTGATGTCTTACCAAAGTGCTTATGCCGCCTCGAATAAACTGCTGACATTGATTGAGAAGTTAAAACAACACCCTGGGCTCAATACGGAGCTACTCATAATGAATTGGCTAATTGCCACTTGCGAGGAAACATGTTCGTAG
- a CDS encoding TatD family hydrolase, producing MFVDSHCHLDKLDYQDLHTSVEDVVNKAKAANVEQLLSVGVTLDSFENMLDMIAPFDNVKASCGVHPLDVESDFCLERMREYASNPKVVAIGETGLDYHYQPETAELQQLRFKQHVELAVELNKPLIIHTRNAREDTLAILRDGGAEKCGGVIHCFTEDQSFAEAAMELGFYISISGIVTFKQATELKEVVKNLPLDRLLIETDSPYLAPVPYRGKQNQPAYVVEVAAYIAQLKGLSMKEVAEQTTRNYQKLFLR from the coding sequence ATGTTCGTAGATTCCCATTGTCATTTAGACAAGCTAGATTACCAAGATTTACACACTAGTGTGGAAGATGTCGTTAACAAGGCAAAAGCAGCAAACGTTGAGCAGCTGCTTTCTGTTGGTGTGACACTAGATTCGTTCGAAAATATGCTCGATATGATCGCACCGTTTGATAACGTGAAAGCCTCTTGTGGTGTTCATCCTCTCGATGTAGAAAGCGATTTCTGTTTAGAAAGAATGCGCGAGTATGCGAGTAATCCAAAGGTTGTGGCGATTGGTGAAACTGGTCTTGATTATCACTATCAGCCTGAGACTGCAGAGCTACAGCAACTACGATTTAAGCAACATGTAGAGCTCGCTGTAGAGCTTAATAAGCCATTAATCATTCACACTCGTAACGCTCGTGAAGACACGTTGGCTATTTTACGTGATGGCGGTGCTGAAAAGTGTGGCGGTGTTATTCACTGCTTCACTGAAGATCAATCGTTCGCTGAAGCAGCGATGGAGTTAGGTTTTTATATATCAATTTCAGGAATCGTTACCTTTAAACAGGCCACAGAACTGAAAGAGGTTGTCAAGAATCTGCCTCTCGATAGGCTATTGATTGAGACTGATTCTCCATACTTGGCACCAGTTCCATATCGTGGCAAACAGAATCAGCCTGCATATGTAGTAGAAGTTGCCGCATATATCGCGCAATTGAAAGGTTTGTCGATGAAAGAGGTTGCTGAACAAACGACCAGAAATTACCAAAAACTTTTTTTGCGATAA